Proteins from a single region of Streptomyces sp. Tu 3180:
- a CDS encoding carboxyl transferase domain-containing protein, with protein MHEAPELHSAADPASEAFRANEEAHRALVEELRGKLAAARLGGGERARARHTARGKLLPRDRVDALLDPGSPFLELAPLAADGMYDGQAPAAGVIAGIGRVSGRECVVVANDATVKGGTYYPMTVKKHLRAQEVALDNRLPCVYLVDSGGAFLPMQDEVFPDRDHFGRIFYNQARMSGAGIPQIAAVLGSCTAGGAYVPAMSDEAVIVRGQGTIFLGGPPLVKAATGEVVTAEELGGGEVHSRVSGVTDHLAEDDAHALRIVRTIVSTLPARGPLPWQVEPAVEPKVDPAGLYGAVPVDSRTPYDVREIIARITDGSRFAEFKAEFGQTLVTGFARIHGHPVGIVANNGILFSESAQKGAHFIELCDQRGIPLVFLQNISGFMVGRDYEAGGIAKHGAKMVTAVACTRVPKLTVVVGGSYGAGNYSMCGRAYSPRFLWMWPGAKISVMGGEQAASVLATVKRDQMEARGEQWPAEDEDAFKAPIRAQYERQGNAYYATARLWDDGVIDPLETRQVLGLALTACANAPLGDPQFGVFRM; from the coding sequence ATGCATGAGGCACCGGAGCTTCACAGCGCGGCCGATCCCGCGTCGGAGGCCTTTCGGGCCAACGAGGAGGCGCACCGCGCGCTCGTCGAGGAGCTGCGCGGCAAGCTGGCCGCGGCCCGGCTCGGCGGCGGCGAGAGGGCGCGGGCGCGGCACACCGCGCGCGGGAAGCTGCTCCCGCGCGACCGCGTGGACGCCCTCCTCGACCCCGGCTCGCCCTTCCTGGAGCTGGCCCCGCTGGCGGCCGACGGGATGTACGACGGACAGGCCCCGGCGGCCGGCGTGATCGCCGGGATCGGCCGGGTGAGCGGACGGGAGTGCGTGGTCGTCGCCAACGACGCCACCGTCAAGGGCGGCACCTACTACCCGATGACGGTCAAGAAGCACCTCCGCGCGCAGGAGGTGGCCCTCGACAACCGCCTCCCCTGCGTCTACCTCGTGGACTCGGGCGGTGCCTTCCTGCCGATGCAGGACGAGGTGTTCCCGGACCGGGACCACTTCGGGCGGATCTTCTACAACCAGGCCAGGATGTCCGGCGCCGGCATCCCGCAGATCGCGGCGGTCCTCGGCTCCTGCACGGCCGGCGGGGCGTACGTCCCGGCGATGAGCGACGAGGCGGTGATCGTCCGGGGCCAGGGCACGATCTTCCTCGGCGGCCCGCCGCTGGTGAAGGCGGCCACCGGCGAGGTGGTCACGGCGGAGGAGCTGGGCGGCGGCGAGGTCCACTCGCGCGTGTCCGGCGTCACCGACCACCTCGCGGAGGACGACGCGCACGCGCTGCGGATCGTCCGCACCATCGTCTCCACGCTCCCCGCCCGCGGCCCCCTGCCCTGGCAGGTCGAGCCGGCCGTCGAGCCGAAGGTCGACCCGGCCGGGCTGTACGGCGCGGTGCCGGTGGACTCCCGCACCCCCTACGACGTGCGCGAGATCATCGCCCGGATCACCGACGGCTCCCGGTTCGCCGAGTTCAAGGCGGAGTTCGGGCAGACCCTGGTCACCGGCTTCGCCCGGATCCACGGCCACCCGGTGGGGATCGTCGCCAACAACGGCATCCTGTTCTCCGAGTCGGCGCAGAAGGGCGCCCACTTCATCGAGCTGTGCGACCAGCGCGGGATCCCGCTGGTGTTCCTGCAGAACATCTCGGGCTTCATGGTGGGCCGGGACTACGAGGCGGGCGGCATCGCCAAGCACGGCGCCAAGATGGTCACGGCGGTGGCCTGCACCCGCGTGCCGAAGCTGACGGTGGTGGTCGGCGGCTCCTACGGGGCGGGCAACTACTCGATGTGCGGGCGGGCGTACTCCCCCCGCTTCCTGTGGATGTGGCCGGGCGCCAAGATCTCGGTCATGGGCGGCGAGCAGGCCGCCTCGGTCCTCGCGACCGTCAAGCGGGACCAGATGGAGGCGCGCGGCGAGCAGTGGCCCGCGGAGGACGAGGACGCCTTCAAGGCCCCGATCCGCGCCCAGTACGAGCGCCAGGGGAACGCCTACTACGCGACGGCCCGCCTCTGGGACGACGGCGTGATCGACCCGCTGGAGACCCGGCAGGTGCTGGGCCTGGCCCTGACCGCGTGCGCCAACGCGCCACTGGGTGACCCCCAGTTCGGCGTCTTCCGGATGTGA
- a CDS encoding acyl-CoA thioesterase II, with the protein MSQALQELLDLLDLEQIEEDIFRGRSRSAVVPRVFGGQVAAQALVAAGRTVPEDRPAHSLHAYFLRPGDPGAPIVYTVDRIRDGRSFTTRRVVAVQHGKPIFHLSASFQAYEEGLDHQAPMPPAPDPAALPTSEERLRGYPHLAPEVVDRFLEARAAVDLRYVDEPPYGRFGEPREPHSQVWFRTNGKLDSEAGGPLLHVVLATYVSDMTLLDSVLLAHGRGGWAVGDVVGASLDHAMWFHRPFRADEWLLYDQQSPSAHGGRGLGQARIYTQDGRLAVSVVQEGVVRVPRA; encoded by the coding sequence ATGAGTCAGGCACTTCAGGAACTCCTCGATCTGCTCGACCTCGAGCAGATCGAGGAGGACATCTTCCGCGGCCGGTCCCGCTCCGCCGTCGTCCCCCGCGTCTTCGGCGGACAGGTCGCGGCGCAGGCGCTGGTCGCCGCCGGGCGCACCGTCCCCGAGGACCGGCCCGCCCACTCCCTGCACGCGTACTTCCTGCGCCCCGGCGACCCCGGCGCGCCCATCGTCTACACCGTCGACCGGATCCGCGACGGCCGCTCCTTCACCACCCGCCGGGTGGTCGCGGTCCAGCACGGCAAGCCGATCTTCCACCTCTCGGCGTCGTTCCAGGCGTACGAGGAGGGCCTGGACCACCAGGCCCCGATGCCGCCCGCGCCGGACCCGGCCGCACTGCCCACCTCCGAGGAACGGCTGCGCGGCTACCCCCACCTCGCCCCCGAGGTCGTGGACCGCTTCCTGGAGGCCCGCGCCGCGGTCGACCTGCGCTACGTCGACGAGCCGCCCTACGGCCGTTTCGGCGAGCCGCGCGAACCCCACTCCCAGGTCTGGTTCCGCACCAACGGCAAGCTCGACAGCGAGGCCGGCGGGCCGCTGCTGCACGTCGTCCTCGCCACCTACGTCTCCGACATGACGCTGCTGGACTCGGTCCTGCTCGCGCACGGCCGGGGCGGCTGGGCGGTCGGCGACGTCGTGGGCGCCTCCCTGGACCACGCGATGTGGTTCCACCGCCCCTTCCGCGCCGACGAGTGGCTGCTCTACGACCAGCAGTCCCCGTCCGCGCACGGCGGCCGGGGACTCGGCCAGGCCCGCATCTACACCCAGGACGGCCGCCTGGCGGTCTCGGTCGTCCAGGAGGGCGTGGTCCGCGTCCCGCGCGCCTAG
- a CDS encoding sodium:solute symporter: protein MAVDYLVIVVYLAGMLAMGWWGMRRAKSKSEFLVAGRRLGPAMYSGTMAAIVLGGASTIGGVGLGYQYGLSGAWMVFTIGLGLLALSVFFSARIARLKVYTVSEMLDLRYGGRAGVISGVVMWAYTLMLAVTSTIAYATIFDVLFDINRTLAIVLGGSIVVAYSTLGGMWSITLTDMVQFVVKTIGVLLLLLPIAVVKAGGFGEMKDRLPTEYFDPLGIGGETIFTYVLIYTFGMLIGQDIWQRVFTARSDRTAKWGGTVAGTYCLAYALAGAVIGTAAKVLYPKLGSPDDAFATIVKDELPMGVRGLVLAAALAAVMSTSSGALIACATVASNDIWSRLRGIVRPSGEQHDEVRGNRAFILLMGLAVIGTAIALNDVVQALTVAYNLLVGGLLVPILGGLLWRRGTAQGALAAVATGGLAVVALMAGYGILANEPVSYGLLASLAAYVVVSLATRPTDEAVLASWRERLAGRAPVSESVSEPAPVAQ from the coding sequence ATGGCCGTCGACTACCTGGTCATCGTCGTCTATCTGGCCGGCATGCTGGCCATGGGCTGGTGGGGCATGCGCCGCGCCAAGTCCAAGAGCGAGTTCCTGGTGGCCGGCCGCCGCCTGGGCCCCGCGATGTACTCCGGCACCATGGCCGCCATCGTCCTCGGCGGCGCCTCCACCATCGGCGGCGTGGGCCTCGGCTACCAGTACGGCCTCTCCGGCGCCTGGATGGTCTTCACCATCGGCCTCGGCCTGCTCGCCCTGAGCGTCTTCTTCTCCGCCCGCATCGCCCGGCTGAAGGTCTACACCGTCTCCGAGATGCTCGACCTGCGCTACGGCGGCCGGGCGGGCGTCATCTCCGGCGTGGTCATGTGGGCGTACACCCTCATGCTCGCGGTCACCTCGACCATCGCCTACGCCACGATCTTCGACGTCCTGTTCGACATCAACCGCACCCTCGCGATCGTCCTCGGCGGCTCCATCGTCGTCGCGTACTCCACACTCGGCGGCATGTGGTCCATCACGCTGACCGACATGGTGCAGTTCGTCGTCAAGACGATCGGCGTGCTGCTCCTGCTGCTCCCCATCGCGGTCGTCAAGGCGGGCGGCTTCGGTGAGATGAAGGACCGACTGCCCACCGAGTACTTCGACCCGCTGGGCATCGGCGGCGAGACCATCTTCACCTACGTGCTGATCTACACCTTCGGCATGCTGATCGGCCAGGACATCTGGCAGCGCGTGTTCACCGCCCGCAGCGACCGCACCGCCAAGTGGGGCGGCACCGTCGCCGGCACCTACTGCCTCGCCTACGCCCTCGCCGGCGCCGTCATCGGCACCGCCGCCAAGGTGCTCTACCCGAAGCTCGGCAGCCCCGACGACGCCTTCGCCACCATCGTGAAGGACGAACTGCCCATGGGGGTGCGCGGACTCGTGCTGGCCGCCGCGCTCGCCGCGGTGATGTCCACCTCCTCCGGCGCCCTGATCGCCTGCGCCACCGTCGCCAGCAACGACATCTGGTCACGGCTGCGCGGCATCGTGCGCCCGTCCGGCGAGCAGCACGACGAGGTCAGGGGGAACCGCGCCTTCATCCTCCTCATGGGCCTCGCCGTCATCGGCACGGCGATCGCGCTGAACGACGTCGTCCAGGCGCTGACCGTGGCCTACAACCTGCTCGTCGGCGGCCTCCTCGTGCCGATCCTCGGCGGGCTGCTGTGGCGGCGCGGCACCGCGCAGGGCGCCCTCGCCGCCGTCGCCACCGGCGGTCTGGCCGTCGTCGCCCTGATGGCCGGCTACGGCATCCTCGCCAACGAGCCCGTCTCCTACGGCCTGCTGGCCTCCCTCGCGGCCTACGTCGTCGTCTCCCTGGCGACCCGGCCCACCGACGAGGCCGTCCTGGCCTCCTGGCGCGAACGCCTCGCCGGACGCGCCCCCGTGTCCGAATCCGTGTCCGAACCGGCCCCCGTCGCCCAGTAG
- a CDS encoding TetR/AcrR family transcriptional regulator produces the protein MATRTDAPTRREQILREAARLFAERGFHGVGVDEIGAAVGISGPGLYRHFAGKDAMLAELLVGISDSLLTGAKRRLEEAGGVAPEAVLDSLIEGHIDFALDDRPLITLHDRELDRLRDTDRKLVRQLQRQYVELWVGVVREVYPELAEPAARSAVHSVFGLLNSTPHLGRAGSLPGRGATAELLHRMARGAFAAAPAR, from the coding sequence ATGGCCACCAGAACCGACGCCCCCACCCGCCGCGAGCAGATCCTCAGGGAGGCCGCCCGGCTGTTCGCCGAACGCGGCTTCCACGGTGTCGGGGTCGACGAGATAGGCGCCGCGGTCGGCATCAGCGGGCCCGGGCTCTACCGGCACTTCGCGGGCAAGGACGCGATGCTCGCGGAGCTGCTGGTCGGGATCAGCGACTCGCTGCTGACGGGTGCGAAACGACGGCTGGAGGAGGCCGGGGGGGTGGCCCCCGAGGCGGTCCTCGACTCGCTGATCGAGGGACACATCGACTTCGCGCTCGACGACCGCCCCCTCATCACCCTGCACGACCGGGAGCTGGACCGCCTCCGGGACACCGACCGCAAGCTGGTCCGCCAGCTGCAGCGGCAGTACGTCGAACTGTGGGTGGGGGTGGTCCGCGAGGTGTACCCGGAGCTGGCCGAGCCGGCCGCCCGCTCGGCGGTGCACTCGGTGTTCGGTCTGCTCAACTCCACCCCGCACCTCGGCCGCGCGGGCTCCCTGCCCGGACGCGGGGCGACGGCCGAGCTGCTGCACCGGATGGCGCGGGGCGCGTTCGCGGCGGCGCCGGCGCGCTGA
- a CDS encoding PucR family transcriptional regulator codes for MPDPAVPPTPPVPLDALLAREDLGLRRIAGPDDPGIAVHGAHTSEMADPYPYLLGGELLLSAGVHIPQGAGAGYFDAYVSRIVAAGGAALGFGLAPVHDTVPAALVEACGTHGLPLLEVPPRTTFSGVARAVWQLMARARLAELRRVTEAQRSLATAAARPDPVPSVLHQLARRLGGRAVLYGPEGAELAAAGRDQGEEVRAALAELAGVVRPAAGAGGRGGAPAARRPDAPGRPLPDRPDVPVDEAAAGRPASATDTVAGVRLAAYALGAGRDFVLGVAAPQRDPGDHTIASVAAVLLSLLTGEHRSGTGAARSSALVRLLLGGTPEAVAPLLGGDRWQVVHARPNARAPDSLAASALGAALGSALVDPCGEVVRVLVPAERSVQALPGWTLGVSAAVAPHDWPAADTQAARALARARATRAPLVRHGSRAAALTDLVAPHDADAHARALLAPLGAAPALTDTLRTWLSLHGSWDRTAVALSVHRNTVRQRIARCAALLEADLDDPDVRMELWFALRRT; via the coding sequence ATGCCGGACCCCGCGGTTCCGCCCACGCCGCCCGTGCCCCTGGACGCGCTCCTGGCGCGCGAGGACCTGGGCCTGCGCCGGATCGCCGGGCCGGACGACCCCGGCATCGCCGTCCACGGGGCGCACACCTCGGAGATGGCGGACCCGTACCCGTACCTGCTGGGCGGGGAGCTGCTGCTGTCGGCGGGCGTGCACATCCCGCAGGGGGCGGGCGCGGGGTACTTCGACGCCTACGTCTCCCGGATCGTGGCGGCGGGCGGCGCGGCGCTCGGTTTCGGTCTGGCGCCGGTGCACGACACGGTGCCGGCGGCGCTGGTCGAGGCCTGCGGGACGCACGGGCTGCCGCTGCTGGAGGTGCCGCCGCGGACCACCTTCTCGGGCGTGGCCCGCGCGGTCTGGCAGCTGATGGCCCGGGCCCGCCTGGCCGAGCTGCGCCGCGTGACGGAGGCCCAGCGGAGCCTCGCCACCGCCGCCGCCCGCCCCGACCCGGTCCCGTCCGTCCTGCACCAGCTGGCCCGCCGGCTGGGCGGCCGGGCGGTGCTCTACGGCCCGGAGGGCGCGGAACTCGCGGCGGCCGGGCGGGACCAGGGGGAGGAGGTGCGGGCGGCCCTGGCGGAACTGGCGGGGGTCGTGCGCCCCGCCGCCGGCGCCGGGGGCCGCGGGGGCGCCCCCGCGGCCCGGCGTCCGGACGCGCCGGGCCGCCCCCTGCCGGACCGCCCGGACGTCCCCGTGGACGAGGCCGCGGCGGGCCGCCCCGCCTCCGCCACCGACACCGTCGCCGGCGTCCGCCTGGCCGCCTACGCGCTCGGCGCCGGCCGGGACTTCGTGCTCGGGGTCGCCGCCCCGCAGCGGGACCCGGGGGACCACACCATCGCGTCCGTGGCCGCCGTGCTGCTCTCGCTCCTCACCGGCGAGCACCGGAGCGGCACGGGCGCGGCGCGTTCCTCCGCCCTCGTGCGGCTCCTGCTGGGCGGCACGCCGGAGGCGGTCGCGCCGCTGCTCGGCGGGGACCGGTGGCAGGTGGTGCACGCCCGGCCGAACGCGCGGGCACCGGACTCCCTGGCCGCCTCCGCGCTGGGCGCCGCGCTCGGGTCGGCGCTGGTGGACCCGTGCGGTGAGGTCGTCCGGGTCCTGGTGCCGGCCGAGCGGAGCGTGCAGGCGCTGCCCGGCTGGACCCTGGGCGTCAGCGCGGCCGTCGCCCCGCACGACTGGCCGGCCGCCGACACCCAGGCGGCCCGCGCCCTGGCCCGGGCCCGCGCCACCCGCGCCCCGCTGGTCCGGCACGGGTCCCGCGCCGCCGCCCTCACCGACCTCGTCGCCCCGCACGACGCGGACGCCCACGCCCGCGCGCTCCTCGCGCCGCTGGGGGCCGCCCCCGCGCTCACCGACACCCTGCGCACCTGGCTCTCCCTGCACGGCAGTTGGGACCGCACGGCGGTGGCCCTGTCCGTGCACCGCAACACCGTGCGGCAGCGGATCGCGCGGTGCGCGGCCCTGCTGGAGGCCGACCTGGACGACCCGGACGTGCGGATGGAGCTGTGGTTCGCGCTGCGGCGGACCTGA
- a CDS encoding phosphatase produces the protein MPIPGTPSRAELLAHLVATRIAGDVATPRENNLSHYRKLANGDRHYWLGLELGDRWTDEQDVLAVMAERVGVNDDPEHRYGQDTIDPELTVSGLERMAGRLRKAADGQQRVLFATGHPGGLLDVHRATAAALRAAGCEIVVIPDGLTTEEGYVMQFADVAVLEHGATLWHTHSGEPMKAILTALEREGRPLPDLVVADHGWAGAAGQHGVDSVGYADCNDPALFLAEAEGTVQVTVPLDDHVVSPRHYDPMTAYLLAEAGLA, from the coding sequence ATGCCGATACCCGGGACACCCAGCCGCGCCGAACTCCTCGCCCACCTCGTCGCCACCCGCATCGCGGGCGACGTCGCCACACCCCGCGAGAACAACCTCTCCCACTACCGCAAGCTGGCGAACGGCGACCGGCACTACTGGCTCGGTCTGGAACTCGGCGACCGCTGGACCGACGAGCAGGACGTGCTCGCGGTGATGGCGGAGCGGGTCGGCGTCAACGACGATCCCGAGCACCGGTACGGCCAGGACACCATCGACCCCGAGCTGACCGTCTCCGGGCTGGAGCGCATGGCCGGGCGGCTGCGCAAGGCGGCGGACGGGCAGCAGCGAGTGCTGTTCGCCACCGGCCACCCCGGTGGCCTGCTCGACGTGCACCGCGCCACGGCCGCCGCGCTGCGGGCCGCCGGCTGCGAGATCGTGGTCATCCCGGACGGGCTGACCACGGAGGAGGGGTACGTGATGCAGTTCGCGGACGTGGCGGTGCTGGAGCACGGCGCCACCCTGTGGCACACGCACTCCGGTGAGCCGATGAAGGCCATCCTCACCGCCCTGGAGCGCGAGGGCCGCCCGCTGCCCGACCTGGTCGTCGCCGACCACGGTTGGGCGGGCGCCGCGGGGCAGCACGGCGTCGACTCCGTCGGTTACGCCGACTGCAACGACCCCGCCCTGTTCCTCGCGGAGGCGGAGGGCACCGTCCAGGTGACGGTCCCCCTCGACGACCACGTGGTCAGCCCCCGGCACTACGACCCGATGACGGCGTACCTGCTGGCGGAGGCGGGGCTGGCCTAG
- a CDS encoding FG-GAP and VCBS repeat-containing protein — MRIRPAACAALLVASLAPVLTAPPAGAAAARYADDFNGDGYRDYASYTYEQYSKGGGVRITFGTASGPGTRTQLITQDSPGVPGADETEDQFGDVRVPADFNADGYGDLAVSVSREDVDGRTDEGGVVILWGSATGLSGGTAIPNAGAKVSNARFGRDLAAGDFNGDGKKDLAAISGSKAYVYRSITRTGAAGSVTSHDKTTRFAPTSLVSGNMNGDSKTDLVIIGINDEPDSFGTDAWFIKGGSPLSAGKTLRLVTNYGDPSEAVIADFNKDGYGDLAAGSQMYNNNQGRVSLWYGSSAGPATAARITQATTNVAGTPESGDLFGSSVSAADIDGDGYKDLAIGVYGEKISQETTEGGVHVLRGSASGITGTNSRWLARNTAGVPGDVAWNDCFGDPVRLRDTNRDGKADLHVGAVNGSLRFPGTSSGVTTTGVTDADTELIWGMLQ, encoded by the coding sequence ATGCGCATTCGCCCCGCAGCCTGCGCGGCACTCCTCGTGGCGTCCCTCGCCCCCGTCCTCACGGCACCTCCCGCCGGCGCGGCGGCGGCCAGGTACGCGGACGACTTCAACGGCGACGGCTACCGCGACTACGCCAGCTACACCTACGAGCAGTACAGCAAGGGCGGCGGCGTCCGGATCACCTTCGGTACCGCCTCCGGACCCGGCACCCGGACCCAGTTGATCACCCAGGACAGCCCCGGTGTCCCCGGCGCCGACGAGACGGAGGACCAGTTCGGCGACGTCCGGGTGCCCGCCGACTTCAACGCCGACGGATACGGGGACCTCGCCGTGTCGGTGTCGCGCGAGGACGTCGACGGACGCACGGACGAGGGCGGCGTCGTCATCCTGTGGGGAAGCGCGACCGGCCTCTCGGGTGGCACCGCGATCCCCAACGCCGGCGCCAAGGTGTCGAACGCCCGCTTCGGCCGCGACCTCGCCGCCGGGGATTTCAACGGGGACGGCAAGAAGGACCTGGCCGCGATCAGCGGGAGCAAGGCCTACGTCTACCGCAGCATCACGCGCACCGGTGCGGCAGGCTCGGTCACCAGCCACGACAAGACGACGAGATTCGCGCCCACGTCCCTGGTCTCGGGCAACATGAACGGGGACTCCAAGACCGATCTGGTGATCATCGGAATCAACGACGAGCCCGACAGCTTCGGCACGGACGCGTGGTTCATCAAGGGCGGCTCCCCGCTCAGCGCGGGCAAGACCCTGCGCCTCGTCACGAACTACGGCGACCCCAGCGAGGCGGTGATCGCCGACTTCAACAAGGACGGCTACGGGGACCTCGCGGCGGGCAGCCAGATGTACAACAACAACCAGGGCCGGGTGTCCCTCTGGTACGGCTCCTCCGCCGGCCCCGCTACCGCCGCCCGTATCACCCAGGCCACCACCAACGTCGCCGGCACCCCGGAGTCCGGCGACCTGTTCGGCTCCTCCGTCTCGGCCGCCGACATCGACGGCGACGGCTACAAGGACCTCGCGATCGGCGTCTACGGCGAGAAGATCAGCCAGGAGACGACCGAGGGCGGCGTCCACGTCCTGCGCGGCAGCGCGAGCGGGATCACCGGCACCAACTCCCGGTGGCTCGCCCGCAACACCGCCGGCGTCCCCGGCGACGTCGCATGGAACGACTGCTTCGGCGATCCGGTCCGCCTCCGCGACACCAACCGCGACGGCAAGGCCGACCTCCACGTCGGCGCCGTCAACGGCTCGCTGCGCTTCCCCGGCACGTCGTCCGGCGTCACCACGACCGGTGTGACCGACGCCGACACCGAACTCATCTGGGGCATGCTCCAGTAG
- a CDS encoding acyl-CoA dehydrogenase family protein, with protein sequence MRRTVFNEDHEAFRETIRAFIEAEVVPVYDEWFAAGQAPRDFYYKLGELGIFGISVPEEYGGAGLDTHKFEAVLYEETARAGVQFGGSGVHVLLALPYIKMLATDEQKKRYLPKFVTGEEMWAIAMTEPGTGSDLAGMKTTARLSEDGTHYVLNGAKTFITGGVHADKVIVCARTAAPTAEDRRHGISLFAVDTKSEGYSVGRKLDKLGLKTSDTAELAFVDVKVPVEDLLGEENKGFYYLGHNLASERWGIAFGAYAQAKAAVRFAKQYVQERTVFGKPVAHFQNTKFELAACQAEVDAAEAVADRATEALDAGELTPAEAASAKLFCTEVAHRVIDRCLQLHGGYGYMNEYPIARLYADNRVNRIYGGTSEIMKTIIAKDMGL encoded by the coding sequence GTGCGCCGTACGGTTTTCAACGAGGATCACGAGGCGTTCCGGGAGACGATCCGCGCCTTCATCGAGGCCGAGGTCGTCCCCGTCTACGACGAGTGGTTCGCGGCGGGCCAGGCGCCCCGCGACTTCTACTACAAGCTCGGTGAGCTGGGCATCTTCGGGATCAGCGTGCCCGAGGAGTACGGCGGCGCGGGCCTGGACACCCACAAGTTCGAGGCCGTCCTCTACGAGGAGACCGCCCGCGCGGGCGTCCAGTTCGGCGGCTCCGGCGTGCACGTGCTGCTCGCCCTGCCCTACATCAAGATGCTGGCCACCGACGAGCAGAAGAAGCGCTACCTGCCGAAGTTCGTCACCGGCGAGGAGATGTGGGCCATCGCGATGACCGAGCCGGGCACCGGCTCCGACCTCGCGGGCATGAAGACCACCGCCAGGCTGAGCGAGGACGGCACGCACTACGTCCTCAACGGCGCCAAGACCTTCATCACCGGCGGCGTCCACGCCGACAAGGTGATCGTCTGCGCCCGCACCGCCGCCCCGACGGCGGAGGACCGCCGCCACGGCATCTCCCTGTTCGCCGTCGACACCAAGTCCGAGGGCTACTCCGTCGGCCGCAAGCTCGACAAGCTCGGCCTGAAGACCTCCGACACCGCCGAGCTGGCGTTCGTCGACGTCAAGGTCCCCGTCGAGGACCTGCTCGGCGAGGAGAACAAGGGCTTCTACTACCTCGGCCACAACCTGGCCTCCGAGCGCTGGGGCATCGCCTTCGGCGCCTACGCGCAGGCCAAGGCCGCCGTCCGGTTCGCCAAGCAGTACGTGCAGGAGCGCACCGTCTTCGGCAAGCCGGTCGCCCACTTCCAGAACACCAAGTTCGAGCTGGCCGCCTGCCAGGCCGAGGTGGACGCCGCCGAGGCCGTCGCCGACCGCGCCACCGAGGCCCTGGACGCCGGCGAGCTCACCCCCGCCGAGGCCGCCTCCGCCAAGCTGTTCTGCACCGAGGTCGCCCACCGCGTCATCGACCGCTGCCTCCAGCTGCACGGCGGCTACGGCTACATGAACGAGTACCCGATCGCCCGCCTGTACGCGGACAACCGCGTCAACCGCATCTACGGCGGCACCAGCGAGATCATGAAGACGATCATCGCCAAGGACATGGGCCTGTAA